The Xanthomonas sp. CFBP 8443 genome has a window encoding:
- a CDS encoding type VI secretion system tube protein Hcp → MAFDMHIKFGSGKVKIEGASNHKKHKGEVPILAWSWGASNSGDLHTGGGSASGGKAHIQDISITKYVDGCSNALLDAVCTGARVDTAWLYVTNATGEQTDFLTLELSEGVLITSLSTGGSGGEDRLTENVTLHFGKFKYSFQPQDDKGIAQGGAKEFTYDIQGVAKA, encoded by the coding sequence ATGGCGTTCGACATGCATATCAAGTTCGGCAGCGGCAAGGTCAAGATCGAAGGCGCGTCCAACCACAAGAAGCACAAGGGCGAGGTGCCGATCCTGGCGTGGTCGTGGGGCGCGAGCAATTCCGGCGACCTGCATACCGGTGGCGGTTCGGCCAGCGGCGGCAAGGCGCACATCCAGGACATCTCCATCACCAAGTACGTCGACGGCTGCTCCAACGCACTGCTCGATGCCGTGTGCACCGGCGCGCGCGTGGACACGGCGTGGCTGTACGTGACCAACGCCACCGGCGAACAGACCGACTTCCTGACCCTGGAACTGAGCGAAGGCGTGCTGATCACCTCGCTGTCCACCGGCGGCTCGGGCGGCGAGGATCGCCTGACCGAGAACGTGACCCTGCACTTCGGCAAGTTCAAGTACAGCTTCCAGCCGCAGGACGACAAGGGCATCGCGCAGGGCGGGGCGAAGGAATTCACCTACGACATCCAGGGCGTGGCCAAGGCCTGA
- a CDS encoding type VI secretion system accessory protein TagJ yields MDTTPELLLRHGRPDEALKLLTQRVRQHPADARQRVFLFQLLAVLGQWDRARAQLDACRELDADNAALAATYAITVQAERQRAAVFAGQALPTVLGTPEPWLALLLQALRLSAEGATAQAAELRAQAFEQAPASAGELDDARFSWIADADPRFGPCLELVVNGGYAWVPFAQIQALRFEAPADLRDMLWAPVAVTWRNGGEAFGFVPVRYPGTERSDDGQLLLARRTDWSGSDGDVGLGQRLWATDAGEHALLDVRQILFDPA; encoded by the coding sequence ATGGACACCACTCCCGAACTGCTGCTGCGTCACGGGCGTCCGGACGAAGCGCTGAAACTGCTGACCCAACGCGTGCGCCAGCATCCGGCCGACGCGCGCCAACGCGTATTCCTGTTCCAGCTGCTGGCGGTGCTCGGCCAATGGGACCGTGCCCGCGCCCAGCTCGACGCCTGCCGCGAACTCGATGCCGACAACGCCGCGCTCGCCGCGACCTACGCGATCACCGTGCAGGCCGAGCGCCAGCGCGCCGCGGTGTTCGCCGGGCAGGCGTTGCCGACCGTGCTCGGTACGCCCGAACCATGGCTGGCGCTGCTGTTGCAGGCGTTGCGGCTGTCGGCCGAGGGCGCCACCGCGCAGGCCGCCGAGCTGCGCGCGCAGGCGTTCGAACAGGCCCCGGCCAGCGCCGGCGAACTCGACGACGCGCGTTTTTCCTGGATCGCCGATGCCGATCCGCGCTTCGGCCCGTGCCTGGAGCTGGTGGTCAACGGCGGCTACGCCTGGGTGCCGTTCGCGCAGATACAGGCCTTGCGTTTCGAAGCCCCGGCCGACCTGCGCGACATGCTGTGGGCGCCGGTGGCGGTGACCTGGCGCAACGGCGGCGAGGCGTTCGGCTTCGTGCCGGTGCGCTATCCCGGTACCGAGCGCAGCGACGACGGCCAGCTGCTGCTGGCGCGGCGCACCGACTGGAGCGGCAGCGACGGCGACGTCGGCCTGGGCCAGCGCCTGTGGGCCACCGATGCCGGCGAGCACGCGCTGCTGGACGTGCGCCAGATCCTGTTCGACCCGGCCTGA
- the tssE gene encoding type VI secretion system baseplate subunit TssE: MAELTTQERLQPSLLDRLSDDEPQRQEESRDKRVISAARLRECVMRDLSWLLNCVNLATDQPLDVYPDVRRSVLNFGIPDLAGVAMSGIDAAALQLRLREAILAFEPRLIADTLRVTVQADARRMDRRSLVFFIESEMWAQPLPLNLYLKTELDLETGRLDLSEGYA, translated from the coding sequence ATGGCCGAACTCACCACCCAGGAACGCCTGCAGCCCTCGCTGCTGGACCGGCTCAGCGACGACGAGCCGCAGCGCCAGGAGGAGAGCCGCGACAAGCGCGTGATCTCCGCCGCGCGCCTGCGCGAGTGCGTGATGCGCGACCTGTCGTGGCTGCTGAACTGCGTCAACCTGGCCACCGACCAGCCGCTGGACGTGTATCCGGACGTGCGGCGCTCGGTACTGAACTTCGGCATCCCCGACCTGGCCGGCGTGGCCATGTCCGGCATCGACGCGGCGGCGCTGCAGCTGCGCCTGCGCGAGGCGATCTTGGCGTTCGAGCCGCGGCTGATCGCCGACACCCTGCGTGTCACCGTGCAGGCCGACGCGCGGCGCATGGACCGGCGCTCGCTGGTGTTCTTCATCGAATCGGAGATGTGGGCGCAGCCGCTGCCGCTGAACCTGTACCTGAAGACCGAACTGGACCTGGAGACCGGGCGGCTGGACCTCAGCGAGGGCTACGCCTGA
- the tssF gene encoding type VI secretion system baseplate subunit TssF: protein MDPRLLGYYNRELQHVREMGGEFAREFPKIAGRLGLEGFECADPYVERLLEGFAFMAARVQLKLDAQYPVFTQHLLQMVYPHYLTPMPSMAVVQLQPELKESALAAGHTVPRHTALRSLVAGGERTACEYRTAHALTLWPLALREAKYLETPAAIAAAGIGLPPAQAAARPVRAALRLRFETLAGVQANMLALDTLPLFLAGADDLPTRLYEQLLGHAAGFVIRGQDAAGAALEVQRGRSELRARGFADDEALVPYDGRAFSGYRLLQEYFACPQRFLFAELGGLRAALRKLHGTGFEIVVLLERSVASLAQAVSADNFRLFCTPAINLFPRRADRLHLAPGKTEYHVLADRTRPMDFEIHSLGEVEGFGDRQEPEQRFLPFYGGDAHTWHARHGAFYTLRREPRLLSARQRRQGARSSYVGSEVYVSLVDADDGAYATSLRQLGLQLLCSNRDLPLHMPVGKGATDFTMDAGAPVHSVRCVAGPTKPRPALSDGETAWRLLSHLQLNYLSLFEDGQDGAAALREMLTLYCDPFDAAALRQIEGIKQVRAQPIVRRIPAPGPITFGRGLEITLTCEDSAFEGSGAFLLGAVLQHFFARYVSVNSFTETVLRTSERNEIARWPAQLGKRALL, encoded by the coding sequence ATGGATCCGCGCCTGCTCGGCTACTACAACCGCGAACTGCAGCACGTGCGCGAGATGGGCGGCGAGTTCGCGCGCGAGTTCCCGAAGATCGCCGGACGCCTGGGCCTGGAAGGCTTCGAATGCGCCGACCCGTACGTGGAGCGCTTGCTGGAAGGCTTCGCGTTCATGGCCGCGCGCGTGCAGCTCAAGCTCGACGCGCAGTATCCGGTGTTCACCCAGCACCTGTTGCAGATGGTGTACCCGCACTACCTGACGCCGATGCCGTCGATGGCGGTGGTGCAGCTGCAGCCGGAACTGAAGGAAAGCGCGCTGGCCGCGGGCCACACCGTGCCGCGCCACACCGCGCTGCGCAGCCTGGTCGCCGGCGGCGAGCGCACCGCCTGCGAATACCGCACCGCGCATGCGCTCACGCTGTGGCCGCTGGCGCTGCGCGAGGCCAAGTACCTGGAGACGCCGGCGGCGATCGCCGCCGCCGGGATCGGCCTGCCGCCGGCGCAGGCCGCGGCCAGGCCGGTGCGCGCCGCCTTGCGCCTGCGTTTCGAAACGCTGGCCGGCGTGCAGGCCAACATGCTGGCACTCGACACGCTGCCGCTGTTCCTGGCCGGCGCCGACGACCTGCCCACGCGCCTGTACGAGCAGCTGCTCGGCCACGCCGCCGGCTTCGTGATCCGCGGACAGGACGCGGCCGGCGCGGCGCTGGAGGTGCAACGCGGCCGCAGCGAGCTGCGCGCGCGCGGTTTCGCCGACGACGAGGCACTGGTGCCGTACGACGGCCGTGCCTTCAGCGGCTATCGGCTGCTGCAGGAATACTTCGCCTGCCCGCAGCGCTTCCTGTTCGCCGAACTGGGCGGGCTGCGCGCGGCGCTGCGCAAGCTCCACGGCACCGGGTTCGAGATCGTGGTGCTGCTGGAGCGCAGCGTGGCCAGCCTGGCGCAGGCGGTGAGCGCGGACAACTTCCGCCTGTTCTGCACGCCGGCGATCAACCTGTTCCCGCGCCGCGCCGACCGCCTGCATCTGGCGCCGGGAAAGACCGAATACCACGTGCTCGCCGACCGGACCCGGCCAATGGATTTCGAGATCCACAGCCTGGGCGAGGTCGAAGGCTTCGGCGACCGCCAGGAGCCGGAGCAGCGCTTCCTGCCGTTCTACGGCGGTGACGCGCACACCTGGCATGCGCGCCACGGCGCGTTCTACACCCTGCGCCGCGAACCGCGCCTGCTGTCGGCGCGGCAGCGCCGCCAGGGCGCACGCTCCAGCTACGTCGGCAGCGAGGTGTACGTGAGCCTGGTCGATGCCGACGACGGCGCCTACGCCACCTCGCTGCGCCAGCTCGGCCTGCAGCTGCTGTGCAGCAACCGTGACCTGCCGCTGCACATGCCGGTCGGCAAGGGTGCCACCGATTTCACGATGGATGCGGGCGCGCCGGTGCACAGCGTGCGCTGCGTGGCCGGACCGACCAAGCCGCGCCCGGCGCTGAGCGATGGTGAGACCGCGTGGCGCCTGCTCAGCCACCTGCAACTGAACTACCTGTCGCTGTTCGAGGACGGCCAGGACGGCGCCGCCGCGCTGCGCGAGATGCTGACGCTGTACTGCGATCCGTTCGACGCCGCCGCGCTGCGCCAGATCGAGGGCATCAAGCAGGTGCGCGCGCAGCCGATCGTGCGCCGCATCCCGGCGCCGGGCCCGATCACCTTCGGCCGCGGTCTGGAGATCACCCTGACCTGCGAGGACAGCGCCTTCGAAGGCAGCGGCGCGTTCCTGCTCGGCGCGGTGCTGCAGCACTTCTTCGCCCGCTACGTGTCGGTCAACTCGTTCACCGAGACCGTGCTGCGTACCAGCGAGCGCAACGAGATCGCGCGCTGGCCGGCGCAGCTCGGCAAACGGGCGCTGCTGTGA
- the tssG gene encoding type VI secretion system baseplate subunit TssG, whose translation MAGAARQTGAAVSAADLAALEQALRERPQDFEFFAALRALERAHQQQPRLGRSTRPSDDPVRLRHTPSLAFAPRSIDRYVAGAGTQPGKLYGLFLGLFGPNAPLPLHLTEYAIERQAQAKDPTLAAFADLFHHRMLSLFYRAWADAQPTVHADRPHEDRFRGYLDALSGIGSPHLRDRDALPDDARRHFAGRLLPVARNAEGLRGLLEQLFAVPVQVLEFVAEWMRLPDDAHLRLGASPEVATLGHSTVLGAHARGAQQRFRLRLGPLSRSAFQRFLPGGEALRQLAAAVRSYVGDEKGWDLQLLLQSDQVPATTLARGGRLGLDTWLGQRSWDIADADDVVLRPSG comes from the coding sequence CTGGCCGGCGCAGCTCGGCAAACGGGCGCTGCTGTGAGCGCCGCCGACCTTGCCGCACTGGAGCAGGCGCTGCGCGAGCGGCCGCAGGACTTCGAGTTCTTCGCCGCGCTGCGCGCACTGGAACGCGCGCATCAGCAACAGCCGCGGCTGGGCCGTTCCACGCGCCCGTCCGACGATCCGGTGCGGCTGCGGCATACGCCGTCGCTGGCGTTCGCGCCGCGCTCGATCGACCGCTACGTGGCGGGCGCCGGTACGCAGCCGGGCAAGCTGTACGGGCTGTTCCTGGGCCTGTTCGGGCCGAACGCGCCGCTGCCGCTGCACCTGACCGAGTACGCGATCGAGCGCCAGGCGCAGGCCAAGGACCCGACCCTGGCCGCGTTCGCCGACCTGTTCCATCATCGCATGCTGAGCCTGTTCTACCGCGCCTGGGCCGATGCGCAGCCGACCGTGCATGCCGACCGCCCGCACGAGGACCGTTTCCGCGGCTACCTGGATGCGCTGAGCGGCATCGGCTCGCCGCACCTGCGCGACCGCGACGCGCTGCCCGACGACGCGCGCCGGCATTTCGCCGGGCGCCTGCTGCCGGTGGCGCGCAATGCCGAAGGCCTGCGCGGCCTGCTCGAGCAGCTGTTCGCGGTGCCGGTGCAGGTGCTGGAATTCGTCGCCGAATGGATGCGCCTGCCCGACGATGCGCACCTGCGCCTGGGCGCCTCGCCCGAGGTCGCCACGCTCGGTCACAGCACCGTGCTCGGCGCGCATGCGCGCGGCGCGCAGCAGCGTTTCCGCCTGCGGCTCGGGCCGCTGTCGCGCAGCGCCTTCCAGCGCTTTCTGCCCGGCGGCGAGGCCCTGCGCCAGCTGGCCGCGGCGGTGCGCAGCTACGTCGGCGACGAAAAAGGCTGGGATCTGCAACTGCTGCTGCAGTCCGACCAGGTGCCGGCGACGACGCTGGCGCGCGGCGGACGCCTGGGCCTGGACACCTGGCTCGGCCAGCGCAGCTGGGACATCGCCGACGCCGACGACGTGGTGCTGCGGCCGTCCGGCTGA